The following are encoded together in the Microtus pennsylvanicus isolate mMicPen1 chromosome 8, mMicPen1.hap1, whole genome shotgun sequence genome:
- the LOC142855486 gene encoding olfactory receptor 6M1-like yields the protein MGNGTTVQEFTLEGFPAVQRLGRLLFSVHLLAYLASITGNVVIVSVVCTSAHLKTPMYFFLGVFSFFECCFTSAVIPKLLAIFLLGKQTISFVACFVQAFVFVFIGAFGFLLIAVMSVDRCVAICKPLHYPTIMNPRTCTLLITACLAVTFAFITWVVVKVSRLSFCGPHVIPHFFCDLGPLIHLSCSDTRSVETLTFGLALLILLSSLIVTIVAYSSIVVTIVRLPSARERQKAFSTCSSHLIVLSLMYGSCVFIYVKPRQTSRLESNRAAALVNTVLTPLLNPVIYTLRNKQVHRALREAVCRIKMSR from the coding sequence ATGGGGAACGGGACAACTGTCCAGGAGTTTACCCTGGAGGGATTTCCTGCTGTCCAGCGCCTGGGGAGGCTGCTCTTCTCAGTGCACCTGCTGGCGTACCTGGCCTCCATCACAGGCAATGTGGTCATCGTCTCCGTCGTCTGCACCAGTGCCCATCTGAAAAcccccatgtactttttcctcGGCGTTTTCTCCTTCTTTGAGTGTTGCTTTACCAGTGCTGTTATTCCTAAATTGTTGGCTATATTTCTTTTAGGGAAGCAAACAATTTCCTTTGTTGCCTGTTTCGTACAAGCCTTCGTCTTTGTATTCATTGGGGCCTTTGGCTTCCTTCTCATAGCCGTGATGTCAGTGGACAGGTGTGTGGCTATCTGCAAGCCTCTGCATTATCCCACCATCATGAACCCGAGGACCTGCACCCTCCTAATCACGGCCTGCCTTGCTGTGACCTTTGCCTTTATCACTTGGGTAGTAGTGAAGGTGTCCCGGCTATCCTTCTGTGGCCCCCACGTCATCCCACACTTCTTCTGTGACCTTGGCCCTCTGATCCACCTCTCCTGCTCAGACACCAGATCTGTGGAAACTCTGACCTTTGGCCTTGCTTTGCTTATCCTTCTCTCGTCCCTCATTGTCACCATCGTTGCGTACAGCAGCATAGTAGTCACAATTGTGCGCCTCCCCTCAGCCAGGGAGCGACAGAAAGCTTTCTCCACCTGCTCATCCCACCTCATCGTCCTCTCTCTCATGTACGGCAGCTGCGTGTTTATATATGTGAAACCGAGGCAAACAAGCCGGCTGGAATCCAACAGGGCGGCTGCTCTAGTGAACACAGTGCTGACCCCGCTTCTGAACCCTGTCATCTACACCCTGCGCAACAAGCAGGTCCACAGGGCTCTGAGGGAGGCTGTGTGCAGAATAAAAATGTCAAGGTAA
- the LOC142855487 gene encoding olfactory receptor 6C75-like, producing the protein MARISGARMEPRNETTVVEFVLEGFHVAQHLGKVLFAAHLLVYLASVVGNTLIIAITWTDPHLQTPMYFFLRSFSFCEGCFISTVIPKLLSIFLFRDRAIHFASCITQAFFFLFLGSTIFFHMAVMSLDRYLAICKPLHYPTIMNPRVCFLLVFFSYVFSFLLMTAVILKLSCLSFCGSNVIPHFFCDLGSLLHLSCSDTKSLERMAFGVALVVLCTSIITSLFAYINILFSVMHLPSARERQKAFSTCSSHLIVLSLMYGSCVFIYVKPRQTSRLESNRAAALVNTVLTPLLNPVIYTLRNKQVHQALRNALSRVNLQK; encoded by the coding sequence ATGGCAAGAATATCAGGAGCAAGGATGGAGCCGAGGAATGAGACCACAGTTGTGGAGTTTGTGCTGGAGGGGTTCCATGTGGCTCAGCACCTGGGCAAGGTCCTCTTCGCAGCGCACCTGCTGGTCTATCTGGCTTCAGTCGTAGGAAACACACTCATAATCGCCATCACTTGGACTGACCCTCACCTGCAGACCCctatgtacttcttcctcagaaGTTTCTCCTTCTGTGAAGGCTGTTTCATCTCCACCGTAATCCCCAAACTgctctccatctttctttttagagacagagcGATTCATTTCGCTTCTTGCATCACGcaagcctttttctttttgtttcttgggtCAACAATTTTCTTCCATATGGCTGTGATGTCCTTGGATCGCTACCTGGCCATTTGCAAGCCACTGCACTACCCAACCATCATGAACCCCAGGGTCTGTTTCCTTCTGGTTTTCTTCAGctatgtgttttccttccttctgatgACTGCTGTAATCCTGAAGCTctcctgtttgtctttctgtggctCCAATGTCATCCCCCATTTCTTCTGTGACCTTGGCTCCTTACTTCATCTCTCCTGTTCAGACACTAAATCTCTTGAAAGAATGGCTTTTGGCGTCGCCTTGGTTGTCCTTTGCACATCTATCATCACATCTCTCTTTGCCTATATCAACATACTCTTCTCGGTCATGCACCTTCCATCGGCCAGGGAGCGACAGAAAGCTTTCTCCACCTGCTCATCCCACCTCATCGTCCTCTCTCTCATGTACGGCAGCTGCGTGTTTATATATGTGAAACCGAGGCAAACAAGCCGGCTGGAATCCAACAGGGCGGCTGCTCTCGTGAACACAGTGCTGACCCCGCTTCTGAACCCTGTCATCTACACCCTGCGCAACAAGCAGGTCCACCAGGCTCTGAGGAATGCACTGTCCAGGGTGAACTTACAGAAATAG
- the LOC142855314 gene encoding olfactory receptor 6C75-like, with product MLMTEATRNGTAIQEFILEGFPAAEHLGILLFLVHLLAYLSSLVGNMLIIAITCEDHRLHTPMYFFLSTFSFVECCFISTVIPKLLVIFLSGRQRISFGACFTQAFVFLFLGATVFFLLAVLSLDRYLAICKPLHYHTIMSPRMCVFLVTVCLVLGFLFMAIPVVMLSRSFYCGPNVIPHFFCDFGPLANLSCSETRSIKMLFFNFALIVLFTSLLIAVFAYSNIVVTIVRLPSARERQRAFSTCSSHLIVLSLMFGSCIFIYIKPKQSSRLDTNREAALVNTVVTPLLNPLIYTLRNKQVHQALRDALSRVKHHRYHRKNVLFS from the coding sequence ATGCTGATGACAGAGGCAACCAGGAATGGGACAGCCATCCAGGAGTTCATCCTCGAGGGGTTCCCTGCAGCCGAGCACCTGGGGATCCTCCTATTTCTAGTGCACTTGCTGGCCTACTTGTCTTCCCTTGTGGGCAACATGCTCATAATTGCCATCACGTGCGAGGACCACCGCttacacacacccatgtacttcttcctcagcacCTTCTCCTTTGTCGAGTGCTGTTTTATTTCTACCGTTATCCCCAAGCTGCTAGTCATCTTTCTCTCAGGGAGGCAAAGGATTTCCTTTGGAGCCTGCTTCACCCAagcctttgtctttcttttcctgggggcaactgttttcttccttcttgctgtGTTGTCCCTGGACCGGTATCTGGCCATCTGCAAACCTCTGCATTACCACACCATCATGAGCCCAAGGATGTGCGTCTTTCTTGTTACTGTCTGTTTAGTTCTGGGATTCCTCTTCATGGCCATTCCAGTTGTGATGCTTTCCCGGTCATTTTACTGTGGCCCCAATGTCATTCCTCACTTCTTCTGTGACTTCGGACCACTGGCAAATCTCTCCTGTTCTGAAACCAGGTCTATCAAAATGCTGTTTTTTAACTTTGCTTTAATTGTGCTTTTTACATCCCTTCTTATAGCCGTCTTTGCATACAGCAACATAGTAGTCACAATAGTGCGTCTGCCATCAGCCAGGGAGCGACAGAGGGCTTTTTCCACCTGTTCCTCTCATCTCATCGTCCTCTCGCTGATGTTTGGCagctgtatatttatatacattaagCCCAAGCAGTCAAGCAGGCTGGACACCAACAGAGAGGCTGCTCTTGTGAACACAGTAGTGACCCCACTTCTGAACCCTCTCATCTACACCCTGCGCAACAAGCAGGTCCACCAGGCTCTCAGGGATGCACTGTCCAGGGTCAAACATCACAGATATCACAGGAAAAATGTACTTTTCTCTTGA